The genomic window CAGCGTTCAATCTCCGCATGATTTCCCGACAGCAGCACTGGTGGCACTTTCCAGCCGCGGAACTCCGCCGGACGAGTGTACTGGGGATAATCCAATAATCCCGCCTCGAAACTCTCTGCTTTCAGCGACTCTTCCTTTCCCACGGTTCCCGGTAGCAGGCGCACAACACCATTAATTAGTGCCAGTGCTGGGATTTCTCCGCAGGTAAGCACAAAATCGCCCAAAGATACCTCCCGCGTCACTAAATGTAATACTCGCTCATCCACACCTTCATAGTGTCCGCAAATAATCGCTAACTGGTCATAATTTGTCGCCAATTCTCGCAACAGCGGCTGATTCATCGTTTGCCCCTGAGGTGTCATCAAGATCACCTCGCGTCTAGGTAAAACGGGTAGCGACTCCACAGCCGCGAATATCGGTTCTGGTTTCATCAGCATTCCCACACCACCGCCGTATGGTTCATCATCGACACGGTGGTGTTTATCGGTGGCAAAGTCGCGGGGATTTACCAGATGCACTCCGGCAATCTGTTTGGCTAAAGCTTTCCCTAGCAGCCCTGAGTTCAGGGGGGAGGAGAAAAAATCTGGAAAAAGAGTAACTATATCAATTCGCACAGCAGGAATAGGGATTGGGGATTGGGGATTGGGGATTGGGGATTGGGGATTGGGGATTGGGGATTGGGGATTGGGGATTGGGGACTAGGAAAGAGTTATGAGGTCAGGAGTGAGAAGTTATAAATTCAAAACTCATAACTCCTAATTCTCCCAGTACCTAGCCCCCAGTCCAAGCATTCTGCCCAGAGGTTGATGTGTTACATAAAAAAATATTAAATATTTTATAAAAAATGTTTACGGGATCTGGCATTATGCTTATAAGGTTAAGTCGCTATGGCGAGTAGTAACCGTTGTTACTGAGCGGATCGGGAAAAAAAAGCAAAATATTGGTGATGTTGATCGGACGCCTGTCATTAAGAAAAATTGGGACTATTGACAAGAGTGAAAATAGGGATCGTCCTTGTGGGCAAGGGTGTCCAGATAGTTGAGCAAAAACCAAGAACGCGATAAATTGGCATTCCTATCAACTAGCTCCAAAGATTGTATTCGATTCACCCTATGCTCAAAAGTGACATTATGCTGCAATTAGAATCTCAATCCTTAGTACAGACGATGCCCCAATCGACTAAAACCGCCATTATGATTATTGGCGGCGCTGAAGACAAAGTTCATGGACGGGAAATCCTACAAACTTTTTTTAATCGTGCTGGGGCGCTAGAGGCGACGATTGCCATTATTCCATCAGCATCGCGAGAACCAGCAGTTATTGGCGATCGCTACCGTACCATTTTTACGGAAATGGGAGCGAAGGTGGTAAAGGTGCTAGACATCCGCGATCGCTCTCAAAGTGAAGATCCCTTGATGCAGGAGTACATTGAAGAGTGTACTGGAGTATTCCTGACAGGTGGCGACCAACTGCGGCTGTGCGGACTATTGGCAGAAACACCGTTGATGGAAAGAATTCGCAAGCGGGCGCATTTGGGTGAGATTACTTTAGCAGGCACCAGCGCAGGGGCGGCGGTGATGGGACATCACATGATAGCTGGTGGCGGTAGCGGCGAATCTCCCAATCGTTCTTTGGTTGATATGGCGGTCGGCTTAGCAATTTTCCCGGATGTAATAGTCGATCAGCACTTTCACAATCGCAATCGCATGGCGCGGTTGATCAGCGCGATCTCCGGTCATCCAGATAAGCTAGGGATGGGTATTGACGAAGATACCTGCGCCTTAATCGAGGGAGACGGTGTATTGCAGGTGATGGGTAAAGGTACAGTTTCTATCGTCGATCCCGGTGAAGTTTCTTACACGAACCAGCCTTCAGTGGGAGCTACCGAACCAATTAGTATATTCAATCTCCGGGTACACATTCTCAGCTATGGCGATCGCTACCATCTACAGCAGCGAGTCATTTTGCCCCCGAATGTTTGATTTTAAATTTTACATTTGTCATAAAACTGTTCGTAGAGAACAGTTTTATCACTTTTTAAAGCTGGAAACTAAGAGATTACTAAATAAGGGCGGGGTCATCAGGAACCAGTGCCAGCTTTCCCACCAAGATGTAAGGGCTTTCGCATTAAGTCTATATAAAAGAAAAGCACACCTATATCGAAATCGCTTTGTGTGAAAGTCCCTACCCCGCCCTACCGCCCACATCCTCTGAATCACCCGCAAAATTAGGTATGAGAATTCTAAAAATCCAGACATTACGGGGCCCAAACTACTGGAGCATTCGACGCCACAAACTGGTAGTCATGCGCCTAGACTTAGAAGAGCTGGCAGAGTTGCCATCTAATGAAATTCCAGGCTTCTACGAGGGATTAGTTCAGGCACTGCCGAGTCTGGTAGAACACTTCTGTTCCCCTGGTTGCCGAGGTGGCTTCTTAAGCAGAGTTCAGGAAGGCACGATGATGGGACACATCATTGAACACGTCGCCTTAGAACTACAAGAACTCGCGGGGATGAAAGTCGGCTTTGGGCGTACCCGCGAAACCGCAACTTCAGGCACTTACCAGGTAGTCATCGAGTATTTTGATGAACAAGCGGGTCGCTATGCCGCCAGAGCAGCAGTGCGGCTATGCCAAAGTATTGTAGACACAGGCAGCTATCCAGAGGCGGAATTACAGCAGGATCTCAAAGACTTGAGAGACTTGGCGCGCGATGCCGCTCTCGGCCCCAGCACCGAAACCATCGTCAAAGAAGCAGAAGCGCGGGGTATTCCCTGGATGTCTTTAAGCGCCCGTTCTATGGTTCAGCTGGGCTATGGCATTTACCAGAAGCGAATGCAAGCAACGCTCAGCACTTACTCCGGAATTTTAGGGGTAGAGCTTGCCTGCGACAAAGAAGGCACCAAAAAAATCCTACACGAAGCTGGGGTGCCAGTACCGCGTGGCACCGTAATTAACTATCTAGATGAACTCGAACAATCCATAGAAGACGTTGGTGGCTACCCAATTGTGATCAAGCCTCTGGACGGCAATCACGGACGAGGTATCACCATCAACATCAACGACGGGCAACTGGCACAGGAAGCCTACGATGCTGCCAGTGCTGCCTCCAAAACCCGATCCGTAATCGTGGAACGCTTCTATACCGGACGGGATCACCGGGTGCTAGTAATAAATGGCAAAATGGTGGCGGTAGCGGAACGAGTTCCCGCCCACGTTGTGGGAGATGGCAAGTCCACAATTGAGCAACTGATAGAAGAAACCAATCGCGACCCGAATCGCGGGGAAGGACACGATAACGTCCTCACCAAAATAGAACTAGACCGTACATCTTGGCAACTTTTGCAACGGCAGGGATACACCCTAGAGACGGTGCTATCCAAAGGTGAGATTTGTTACCTGCGGGCAACAGCCAACCTCAGCACCGGAGGCATTGCTGTTGACCGTACTGACGAGGTTCATCCAGAAAATATCTGGCTTTTTGAACGAATAGCTAAGATTATCGGTCTGGATATTGCTGGAATTGACGTGGTGACAAATGATATCAGCAAACCACTCAGAGAAATGAATGGCGTGATTGTTGAGGTAAACGCCGCCCCTGGATTCCGGATGCACGTCTGTCCCAGCCAGGGTTTACCGCGAAATGTCGCAGCACCAGTGCTGGATATGCTGTTCCCGCAAGGGTCTCCCAGTCGTGTTCCCATTGTTTCCATCACTGGAACTAACGGCAAAACCACCACCACGCGCCTGATTGCCCATATCTTTAAGCAGACAGGTAAAACCATTGGCTACACAACTACCGATGGCACCTACATTGGTGATTACATGGCGGAACCAGGAGACAACACTGGCCCGCAAAGCGCCAATTTGATTCTTTCAGATCCTACGGTAGAGGTGGCGGTGCTGGAAACTGCACGCGGCGGTATTCTTAGGTCTGGGTTGGCTTTCACCACTTGCGATGTGGGCGTAGTTTTAAACGTCGCCGCAGATCACCTGGGAATTGGCGATATTGAAACCATACATGATATGGCTCATCTTAAGAGTGTGGTAGCTGAAGCGGTTGCGCCAGAAGGCTATGCGGTACTTAATGCAGACGATCCTCTAGTGGCGGCGATGGCAAGGCGCGTGAAAGGGCAAGTAGCTTATTTCACTATGAACCCGGAGAATGAGTTGGTGCAAAGCCATACGCGCAAAGGCGGCTTGGCAGCAGCTTATGAGAATGGCTATCTGTCAATTTTAAAGGCAGATTGGACGCTGCGGATTGAGCAAGCGGTGAATGTGCCATTAACAATGGGTGGTTTGGCACCTTTCCAAATTGCGAATGCACTGGCGGCGAGTCTGGCGGCGTTTGCTCAAGGGGTGAAAATTGAGGAGATTCGTCAGGGTTTAAGTACGTTCCGGGCTTCGGCTTCTCAGACACCGGGGCGGATGAATATGTTCAATCTGGGCAAATATAATGCTCTGATAGATTATGCTCACAATGCAGCTTCTTACGAGGCGCTGGGCGGTTTTGTCCGCAATTGGCCTGGGGTAAGAATTGGGGTTGTGGGTGGCCCTGGCGATCGCCGTGACGAAGATTTTGTGACCCTGGGTAAACTCTCTAGCCTAATGTTCGATCGCATTATCGTTAAGGAAGACGATGATACGAGGGGACGCGATCGCGGTAATGCCTCTGAGTTAATTTCTCAAGGGATATCCCAAGAAAAGCCGGATGCTCAGTATGAAACTATCCTTGATGAGACGACAGCGATTAACACCGCTCTCGACCAAGCCCCAGAAGGCAGCTTGGTGGTGATTTTACCAGAAAGCGTCACTCGCGCAATTAGCTTAATTGAGGCGCGTCGCCCAGTCGGGGAAAACATCGAAAATAACACTATCCCAGTGGAGAACAAAGATAGTGTGAAGTCTTCTGTAGTACAGAAGCTATAAAAAGGTAAAAGGCAAAAAGTGAGGAATTCTTCCTTTTGCCTTTTGCCTTTATTTATTATCTTGATTTTCCTGGGATGGTTCCTCGCCTTCGCGATTCATTTCATCCTTAAAGCCGCGCAAGGTTTTCCCTAGCGCGCTACCTAATTCTGGAATCTTCTTGGGGCCAAAGATTAAAATAGCAGCGATCGCTACCACACCCACTTCCGGCCATCCTAAACCAAACATATCACTCTCCTGTAAAACATCTTAATTTAACTAGGACTTACGCACTGAGGGTTTCAAACGTCGATCCCCCCGCCTGCGGCGACCCCCTTATTAAGGGGGTTAGGGACATCTCTCCGCCCTTTAGCTCCCCTTAAAAAGGGGGTTAATCTCTTAGCCCTCTTAATAAGGGGGCTGGGGGCATCTCTTAGCCCCCCTTTTTAAGGGGGATTGGGGGCATCTCTACGTTTCCTATCAGCTCTCGCTACGAGGTCATTTC from Funiculus sociatus GB2-C1 includes these protein-coding regions:
- the cphA gene encoding cyanophycin synthetase gives rise to the protein MRILKIQTLRGPNYWSIRRHKLVVMRLDLEELAELPSNEIPGFYEGLVQALPSLVEHFCSPGCRGGFLSRVQEGTMMGHIIEHVALELQELAGMKVGFGRTRETATSGTYQVVIEYFDEQAGRYAARAAVRLCQSIVDTGSYPEAELQQDLKDLRDLARDAALGPSTETIVKEAEARGIPWMSLSARSMVQLGYGIYQKRMQATLSTYSGILGVELACDKEGTKKILHEAGVPVPRGTVINYLDELEQSIEDVGGYPIVIKPLDGNHGRGITININDGQLAQEAYDAASAASKTRSVIVERFYTGRDHRVLVINGKMVAVAERVPAHVVGDGKSTIEQLIEETNRDPNRGEGHDNVLTKIELDRTSWQLLQRQGYTLETVLSKGEICYLRATANLSTGGIAVDRTDEVHPENIWLFERIAKIIGLDIAGIDVVTNDISKPLREMNGVIVEVNAAPGFRMHVCPSQGLPRNVAAPVLDMLFPQGSPSRVPIVSITGTNGKTTTTRLIAHIFKQTGKTIGYTTTDGTYIGDYMAEPGDNTGPQSANLILSDPTVEVAVLETARGGILRSGLAFTTCDVGVVLNVAADHLGIGDIETIHDMAHLKSVVAEAVAPEGYAVLNADDPLVAAMARRVKGQVAYFTMNPENELVQSHTRKGGLAAAYENGYLSILKADWTLRIEQAVNVPLTMGGLAPFQIANALAASLAAFAQGVKIEEIRQGLSTFRASASQTPGRMNMFNLGKYNALIDYAHNAASYEALGGFVRNWPGVRIGVVGGPGDRRDEDFVTLGKLSSLMFDRIIVKEDDDTRGRDRGNASELISQGISQEKPDAQYETILDETTAINTALDQAPEGSLVVILPESVTRAISLIEARRPVGENIENNTIPVENKDSVKSSVVQKL
- the trmD gene encoding tRNA (guanosine(37)-N1)-methyltransferase TrmD encodes the protein MRIDIVTLFPDFFSSPLNSGLLGKALAKQIAGVHLVNPRDFATDKHHRVDDEPYGGGVGMLMKPEPIFAAVESLPVLPRREVILMTPQGQTMNQPLLRELATNYDQLAIICGHYEGVDERVLHLVTREVSLGDFVLTCGEIPALALINGVVRLLPGTVGKEESLKAESFEAGLLDYPQYTRPAEFRGWKVPPVLLSGNHAEIERWRNSQQIERTRDRRPDLYAQWLDDNANGG
- the tatA gene encoding twin-arginine translocase TatA/TatE family subunit translates to MFGLGWPEVGVVAIAAILIFGPKKIPELGSALGKTLRGFKDEMNREGEEPSQENQDNK
- a CDS encoding cyanophycinase — translated: MLQLESQSLVQTMPQSTKTAIMIIGGAEDKVHGREILQTFFNRAGALEATIAIIPSASREPAVIGDRYRTIFTEMGAKVVKVLDIRDRSQSEDPLMQEYIEECTGVFLTGGDQLRLCGLLAETPLMERIRKRAHLGEITLAGTSAGAAVMGHHMIAGGGSGESPNRSLVDMAVGLAIFPDVIVDQHFHNRNRMARLISAISGHPDKLGMGIDEDTCALIEGDGVLQVMGKGTVSIVDPGEVSYTNQPSVGATEPISIFNLRVHILSYGDRYHLQQRVILPPNV